One window from the genome of Cytophagia bacterium CHB2 encodes:
- a CDS encoding threonine/serine exporter family protein has translation MELVRHATTQLAVPDDLATRDPRIVFMVKLGQALHRYGVPAHRLEQDMNLVAQRFGISGNFFATPTGIFASFGLPEEHRTSLIRIESTEVNLAKQALLNDLVRQVIQGQVSIAEGTQEIDQIVAAPARFSPVVSTICFALASGSAARFLGGGWREILATTIIGFLIGALAVFMGRSSEASKIFEPTAAIIASALVVIAAQFFAPFSIYLTTLASLIVLLPGLTLTVAMRELATRNLVSGTSRLMGAALVFMQLGFGVALGSQINRLLPPVSFTTAPEPLPAWTLGLALLIAPLNFTVLFNARLRDTGWIMLACLLSFIGARAGAHLLGPELGVCLGAILTGTAGNLYARILDRPAAITTVPALMMLVPGSIGFGSLSKFIEKDVISGVTTAFSVALIAVALVTGLLLANVLVPPRRHL, from the coding sequence ATGGAGCTTGTACGACACGCCACGACGCAATTGGCAGTCCCCGATGATCTTGCCACTCGCGACCCTCGCATCGTTTTCATGGTCAAGCTCGGGCAGGCGCTGCACCGCTACGGCGTGCCCGCGCATCGCCTCGAACAAGACATGAATCTGGTGGCGCAGCGTTTCGGCATCAGCGGCAATTTTTTCGCGACACCCACCGGCATCTTTGCCTCATTCGGTTTGCCGGAAGAGCATCGCACCAGCCTCATTCGCATCGAATCAACGGAAGTGAATCTGGCGAAGCAGGCGTTGCTCAATGACTTGGTGCGCCAGGTGATTCAAGGTCAGGTCAGCATCGCCGAGGGCACTCAGGAGATCGATCAAATCGTTGCTGCGCCTGCGCGCTTCAGCCCGGTCGTGAGCACAATTTGTTTTGCGCTCGCTTCCGGCTCGGCGGCAAGATTTCTGGGCGGCGGCTGGCGTGAAATCCTGGCGACCACGATCATCGGATTTTTAATCGGCGCGTTGGCCGTTTTTATGGGACGATCATCAGAAGCCAGCAAAATTTTCGAGCCAACTGCCGCGATCATCGCGTCGGCATTGGTGGTGATTGCCGCGCAGTTTTTTGCGCCCTTTTCAATTTATCTCACCACATTAGCGAGCCTCATCGTGTTATTGCCGGGCTTGACCTTGACGGTGGCCATGCGCGAATTGGCGACGCGCAATCTTGTTTCCGGCACCTCCCGCTTGATGGGCGCCGCCTTGGTTTTCATGCAACTCGGTTTCGGCGTGGCGCTGGGCTCACAAATCAACCGGTTGCTGCCGCCGGTTTCATTCACGACGGCACCCGAGCCGCTGCCGGCCTGGACGCTTGGGCTGGCGCTGCTGATTGCGCCGCTCAATTTCACCGTGTTGTTCAATGCCCGGCTGCGCGATACCGGCTGGATCATGCTGGCATGTTTGCTCAGTTTCATTGGCGCGCGCGCCGGCGCGCATTTATTGGGCCCGGAACTGGGAGTTTGCCTGGGCGCGATCTTGACCGGCACGGCCGGCAATCTTTATGCACGCATATTGGATCGCCCGGCGGCAATCACCACCGTGCCGGCGCTGATGATGCTCGTGCCGGGAAGTATTGGCTTCGGCAGTCTGTCAAAATTCATTGAGAAAGATGTCATTTCCGGTGTGACCACGGCGTTCAGTGTGGCTCTCATTGCCGTTGCGCTGGTCACCGGCCTGTTGCTGGCAAATGTGCTTGTACCGCCGCGCAGGCATCTTTAA
- a CDS encoding AAA family ATPase, producing QGESGTGKSHVARLIHYLTFDGQMPYIELNCAALPENLLEAELFGYEKGAFTNALKAKKGLIEEAEGGTLFLDEIGELTPNLQAKLLHVIETRKFRRLGSNQEQQVHMRCLAATNRDLKTAIAEKKFREDLYYRLNVVSLTLPPLRELGDDIILLAEQFIEMYRLEFKKNVTGLEESARRLLRQYDWPGNVRELRNLIERAMIFCETSSLKASDLALPETLAGQPPSPSFLLPEQGLELEELEKSLLQQALERAHGNKTRAATLLGLSRDTFRYRLEKFDIA from the coding sequence CAAGGCGAAAGCGGCACCGGCAAAAGCCACGTGGCACGCCTGATTCATTATTTGACCTTTGACGGACAGATGCCGTACATTGAACTCAATTGCGCCGCCTTGCCGGAGAACCTCTTGGAAGCGGAGTTATTCGGTTATGAAAAAGGCGCGTTCACCAATGCCTTGAAAGCCAAAAAAGGATTGATTGAGGAGGCCGAAGGCGGCACACTGTTTTTGGATGAAATCGGCGAATTGACCCCCAATTTGCAGGCCAAGCTGCTGCACGTGATCGAAACCCGCAAATTCCGCCGCCTGGGCAGCAATCAGGAACAACAGGTTCACATGCGCTGCCTGGCGGCGACCAATCGCGATTTGAAGACGGCCATTGCCGAAAAAAAATTCCGGGAGGATCTTTACTACCGCCTCAACGTGGTGAGTCTCACGCTGCCGCCGTTGCGGGAATTGGGAGACGACATCATTTTGCTGGCGGAACAATTTATCGAGATGTACCGTCTCGAATTCAAAAAAAATGTCACCGGCCTGGAGGAAAGCGCCCGGCGCCTCCTGCGCCAATACGATTGGCCGGGCAACGTGCGCGAGCTGCGCAATCTCATCGAGCGCGCCATGATTTTTTGTGAAACCTCGAGCCTCAAAGCTTCGGATTTGGCTCTTCCCGAAACCCTCGCCGGACAACCACCATCACCGTCATTTCTTCTGCCGGAACAGGGCCTTGAGCTTGAAGAGTTGGAAAAATCACTACTGCAACAAGCCCTGGAACGCGCGCATGGCAACAAAACCCGGGCTGCGACTCTGTTGGGCTTGAGCCGCGACACGTTCCGCTATCGCCTCGAAAAGTTTGATATTGCTTAG
- a CDS encoding damage-inducible protein DinB — protein MTCKDFVTLFEYNRWANDCVLTAAAKLHDEQFTRNLSNSFPSVRDTLVHMMGAEWVWLQRWKGISPGALLAPSEFADFAALRARWTELMREQMNFINHLTEAALEQEISYINFKGQNWRYPLARMLQHVVNHSTYHRGQVATMLRQLGATPVSTDFLLFFDQAR, from the coding sequence ATGACCTGTAAAGATTTTGTCACGCTCTTCGAATACAATCGTTGGGCAAATGATTGTGTTCTCACTGCCGCCGCAAAATTGCATGACGAACAATTCACCCGGAATTTGTCCAACAGCTTTCCTTCGGTGCGCGATACGCTCGTTCACATGATGGGCGCTGAGTGGGTTTGGCTGCAACGCTGGAAGGGAATATCGCCCGGCGCGTTGCTTGCGCCCTCGGAATTTGCCGATTTTGCGGCGCTGCGCGCCAGATGGACGGAGCTGATGCGCGAGCAAATGAATTTCATCAATCACCTGACAGAGGCGGCTCTGGAACAAGAGATTTCGTATATCAATTTCAAAGGCCAAAACTGGAGGTATCCTCTGGCTCGCATGCTGCAGCATGTGGTGAATCATTCCACCTATCATCGCGGACAGGTGGCAACGATGCTGCGCCAGCTCGGCGCTACGCCAGTATCAACAGATTTTCTTTTGTTTTTTGATCAAGCGCGCTGA
- a CDS encoding GNAT family N-acetyltransferase: MIGFSNAESRSVAFLKEDRMQVVIDRLTINDAPLVFDWVMRLLTELGEEGEELGILDEEGVLRAWRERGDHFHIFVAKNTAGEILGMLTLNETFAIYANGNYGVIDEMYVAPEYRSAGVGGQLIAAMKAFGMQKGWRRIDVTAPEAERWQRTRRFYERQGFVFTGPKLKLIL; encoded by the coding sequence ATGATTGGCTTTTCGAATGCAGAGTCAAGATCCGTTGCATTTTTAAAGGAAGATCGCATGCAAGTGGTTATCGACCGGCTGACGATCAACGACGCGCCCCTTGTTTTCGATTGGGTGATGCGCTTGCTCACGGAGCTGGGCGAAGAAGGCGAGGAACTGGGCATCTTGGATGAAGAAGGGGTGTTGCGCGCCTGGCGCGAGCGAGGCGATCATTTTCACATCTTCGTTGCCAAAAATACTGCTGGAGAAATTTTGGGCATGCTCACACTAAACGAGACATTTGCCATTTACGCCAACGGCAATTACGGCGTGATCGATGAAATGTATGTCGCGCCGGAATATCGTTCCGCCGGCGTGGGCGGCCAACTTATCGCGGCCATGAAAGCCTTCGGCATGCAAAAAGGCTGGAGGCGCATCGATGTCACCGCGCCGGAAGCGGAACGCTGGCAGCGCACCCGGCGATTCTACGAGCGACAAGGTTTTGTCTTTACCGGGCCCAAGCTG